Below is a window of Gossypium hirsutum isolate 1008001.06 chromosome A12, Gossypium_hirsutum_v2.1, whole genome shotgun sequence DNA.
CGGAGAGGAAATGGGCGAGGAACTTGGGAGGCTTGTAAAAGTCGGGGTCGTTTAAATGGTAGAGGAGACAATGTGAGCCGATGCAGATATGGAGTAGCTCGTACGGAAACTCGAGGAGGCCGTAACGGGAGTAGTAATCGTTTTGGCGTTCAACGGAGAAGCCAACGACAAGGGTTTTAGGGAGGGACTTGGAGTTGTTAGCTTTTTTGGCTTGTTTAAGCCACTTGCCGGCTGTGATCTCGCAGTAGGTAACGACGGTGAGGATACGGTGGTTTCCGACGTGGACGGTGTAGGAATCGTAGAAATATTTGACGTCAGTGCTGCCCTCGATCTTCTCCACTGAGATCTCCATTGTTACAGTGGATCAATGCAAATCGAAAGAGGGAAAGGACCAGGAGGGTTTTATACAGGGAGGGAGAAATAATGTGGGACATGTGTCGTATTGGCGTTGATTTGATAGGGAGGTGGGGTCCATATTATGGTTTTATAGTTATGCTATCATGTGATCGTGGCTGATGATTATATAACAGAAATGGATTGTGGAGGGCTTAAGCTGGTAGCTACTAACTGCCTACTAAAATTTGATTCATGTCGTTGCCAGTCGCCGCCGAGGCACCATCACTTCCACCGCCGCCATCAACAATATTTGCTTTTGAACGGTCATACTGAGATTCTCATGGTGGCGGTTCAAAATTAAAGACAAAAATTGCAACTGCAAAGGATCAAATTGACAATGATTTTACTGATATTCAGAGGGACTATTACAATATAAGCGTctctaaatttgaaataatctaGTGCTTTAGGTTAAAATGTAACACAAGtacttgtatttttcaaaaatttagaatttagtctatatatttttacttcTATAAATTTAGTCTCtacacttttattttttgaaaattagtccctcaacttttcaaatttcaaaataagtatAATCGTTAGCActtctaaaattattttgttaaattcaagttcattacgtcaattttttaattacataactactaagtaaatatttttttatattaaaatatcgcaccaacaaatttaacaataataTTTTCATAGTGCTAACAATGGCACCTGGATTTTGAAGTAGATGGACCAAAATTCTCAAACTGgaagtacaaaaattaaattctaaatttgtgaagaATACAAAgacttttgatatattttaactCTTAAGTTTATAATAacctaaatagaaaaaaaatccaaTATTCAAATATGAATGATCTGAtacaattaaattataatttcgataaattcaattcaaattaatcCAATCTAAAACCAaaccattaaaaaaattttggttcttATACCATCGGATATTCATGGGTCGTTCGGGTTTGGGTCAAACCTATACAAGGTATCTAAACTAATTTTTCGAACTTTGGACCAACCCAACCTAAAAAATACATTTACTATTTTGCCTAAACCCAACTCAATTTTAGAGAAGAAAACTTGGACCCGACCTAATCCactcatatttgatttttttaaaattagtttttattttaaaataaatttttagaaaaaatataatacactaaatactctaaaaatactaaaataaaaattttctaacacattaaaaagtatttatacttaaaattttatattttgaattaattttaggttttaaatatttattattagattagtgttttaatataaatataaatacaaataaatttatatataataattatttaacgtatatattaatataatattttttgtaaCATATTATATTTGAGctagattaaattatattttaaatctaacCGATAAGCAAATCtatatactattttttttctttttctttttattttacacGTCCGGACTAAAGATATGCCCATTAAACCactttaaaactttaattaaatgaaatattttatttttactcctATTAATTTTTAATACTTCAATTTAAACCTTTTTGTCAAACAATTGCATGAAATATGAGATGGTTGGCAGGTGGAAAATAAAGACAGCAATGAAGATTTGGGTCTTTATTGACAATATGTACATAATACATCTCACGAATCAACATCAATGAACTAACAAAGGTCAGCAACCTGGACTTTTGAGCAAAAGAATCCGTAAATGACTTTGAGCTAAGCAGTAAGCACACAAATTATTACATCCTTCATCTTTACACCACCATCCTCTATGTAcatcccccccccccccaaaaaaaaaaaattataccaaAACCAACCCCTGCAAAACTTCAAGCTGCTTTTTTTTTATACCTATAACTGAAGCAGCCAGAAACAGTATATATAATATCCCAGGTTGAACAATCAGTATTATTTGAAGACTCGTATTTACCGGTCACGAATTCGCATTGCACTCCTCAAGCTACACAGGGCCTCTGCAGATAGGCTACAACACCTCAATCTTCTTTGCCGAGGAGATGGTTGTTCCCTGTAATCAGGTTCGGAGAAGCATATGACGATGACGGTTAAATTATCAAATGTGTTGCGGCGTAACGCTTCCATGACAAGGTCTCTAGCACATTGCTCGGGGTCGTCGTGCCGTCGCAACCCTCTGCGAACTAGGCTAACTGCATGTTGACTTGACATAACATCCCAAATCCCATCACATCCGATGATAAGGAACTCGTCATCCTCTGTCAGAACCACTTGGCGGACCTCGGGTTCAGCGATGAGAGGTGAAGATGAACCCTTGGGTAACTTCATGTCCCAATCCCCCAAGGCTCGAGAAACTGATAGAACACCGTTAAGATATCCATCGTCAATAAACCCACCGAGCTCCTCCACTCTCCTCCGTTCTGATGGATAAATAGGCCTGTGGTCTTCGGACATATCTATTGCCTCCCCTTTTCGACAGAGAACTGCTCGGCAATCACCGGCATTGGCCACCATTAGAAGCCTAAAGCACAAACAATTAATCAGGCAAAGACTTTAAGTCAATTGAAGGCAATCAAGGCTTTAAACCATGAAGATACCTTCCAAAAATAAGAGCCGTAAGCGCTGTTGTGCCTGAAGAGCTATTCACAGTACAATCATCAGCAAGAGCAAGGTCAGCAAGAAGAAATGATTTCCGGACCGAGTTCTCAACCCCTGCCAAGAAATCATCATCAACTTCACACGACTGGGGAAAATTCACATCTTCGAAAAATAATCTAAGCACGTGTCTCCTTACATACGCCGCGGCTTCAGGACCACCATGACCATCAAACACCTGGATACGAAGCGAAACCCAAAATTAGTTATAACTCGATACAACAACATCGAATTAAAGCAGTAGCAACAACAGCTAAAACAGTACTTACCCCATAAAAAGCACTAGGCTTAGGAAACTTGAAAAGGGAACCCAATTGTGATGATAGATCATCAATACGAATATGTTCGTCTTCCATGTATCTCCTTGGTCCAATGTCAGCGAAGCTACCTGAACGGATACTCGGGACGAATTGCAGGACAGTAGATTCAATATTACATGGATCTGGGAATTCATCTAGAGATTTCACATCctaaaataggaaaaaataatAAGTGAAGCCTATTAAAAGGTTTAAACTTTAAATTACTAATTATATTTTCCCCAAAACTAAAATAATAGCAAACTAATATATACTAGCACTTAAaaggctaaatatatacatatcttaTTGTTTTATTCCCTAGATGCAAAATCCAATTAACAAGCTtgtaaatttaacaattttaacatCTTTTTTTCAAAACCTTATTGATCCCCAAGATGCAAGCGATGAACATAATTTCCTCTAAAACTtgtaaataaatagaaataaaatactTCATCAATTCAACTAAATTTCGCAGAAAATAAAATCCAACGTATCTATACTTCAAACTTTGCAAccatatttagaaatttaattctAACTTGCAAGTcgaaattcatcaaaattcagaATATTTACaagcatattaaaaaaaaaagggaaaatgaaaagTCTAACCAGTTGAGAGGTGGATAAATCGACGGAAACCGACCCAGTAGTACCACGACTGACTTGTCGGAACTCAGGCGAAGAAACCAGCGACGGAATCGCGACGATTTCATTAATCTCCTCGAAGTTACTTCCTTTACCGAAAAACGGAACTTCCAACAGCGGCACGCTCTGTTGGCAAACAACTTCAGCTTCAgcaaccattttttttttcagataaTTACCATAAAACAACACACAAAAGAGCttaaacaaaattgaaatttcttcaaactcttgaaataaataaaaaaacgaattagatttcctttttcaaaaatgaTCGAACTTTGGTTCTGGTGGGCTTGAATCGATATTTATAAGGTCAGAAATGGGGACGAATACGTAATTATAAACTCTTGGTTGAAACGTGTAAGTCTTTTAGCCTTTTGATGGTGCGATGGGATGTTTTTTGATAATTGATGATCAAATCGACACACGCACAAGCAAAAATAGCTGTCAGCCTATagaatatttatgtatttaaattatttagttgCAAGTTGGACTTTTCatgttgattttatatttttattttattttatttttaaaatatagatattgtaataaattatttttggaaatttgaaatatttatattattaattagttttaattaaaatacCGAATAATTTTACAGTACAATTTTGAAACCGTATATAACCGTATGTGTTAATTATTTGAAGGTCTGACCTGACATTTACGGGCACGTGAATGATTTTATAGTTTTTACGTCGTCCACGCGTCACTGTTTtctttttagttcatttatttatttatttttaaaaaagtattttgcCCAAAGACGCTGCTTCCTTGTACAATGACAGATTCATCCTTCCCCTCCCTTCCTACCGcttgttaaatttgatattttatcgGATAAACGGAAAAGGACGTACATGTCATTGCCAGCTTTCTATAGGGGTAAATTTGGAAAATTAAGTTGTTAGGCCGAGGAGGAATATTTTAAAGCGGTTATATTTAATATTCTGTTGGAGCGTGTTCATACTCGAGCGGTATAGCTTGTGTTCGTTCAGATGCACCCACCGAGTCAGCCATTTTGTTGGTTGAATAGACAAAATTACCCTTCGATTTTACAGTTAATCACAAGTTTTTGTTAAGATTTGAGAATATCTGAAGACGTGGTCGGAAACGGCATCAAGACTGTCGTGTCAATTATATTGGGCCCCATTTGCTTTTCCGACTGTCCGGATTACTCTGGAACATTGATGCTTTTGCATTTCCActtctaattttattttggttatttaattttattttttttaatttaaacattatggATCGTTAAATTGATAACCGAATAATAACGTGATACTTTTTGAACGGGCGTCTTACTTAA
It encodes the following:
- the LOC121210921 gene encoding probable protein phosphatase 2C 49, giving the protein MVAEAEVVCQQSVPLLEVPFFGKGSNFEEINEIVAIPSLVSSPEFRQVSRGTTGSVSVDLSTSQLDVKSLDEFPDPCNIESTVLQFVPSIRSGSFADIGPRRYMEDEHIRIDDLSSQLGSLFKFPKPSAFYGVFDGHGGPEAAAYVRRHVLRLFFEDVNFPQSCEVDDDFLAGVENSVRKSFLLADLALADDCTVNSSSGTTALTALIFGRLLMVANAGDCRAVLCRKGEAIDMSEDHRPIYPSERRRVEELGGFIDDGYLNGVLSVSRALGDWDMKLPKGSSSPLIAEPEVRQVVLTEDDEFLIIGCDGIWDVMSSQHAVSLVRRGLRRHDDPEQCARDLVMEALRRNTFDNLTVIVICFSEPDYREQPSPRQRRLRCCSLSAEALCSLRSAMRIRDR